A genomic region of Pseudomonas sp. KU43P contains the following coding sequences:
- a CDS encoding ABC transporter ATP-binding protein codes for MTGREAVIEARGICNRFGSQSVHEQLDLDLYRGEILAVVGGSGSGKSVLLRSIIGLRRPNEGLIKVFGEDLASLGEEQRSLVERRFGVLFQKGALFSSLTVTENVALPLIEHAGLSRDDAEHLAGVKLALAGLPLSAADKYPSSLSGGMIKRAALARALALDPDILFLDEPTAGLDPIGAAAFDQLILTLRDALGLSVFLITHDLDTLYTITDRVAVLSQKKVLVAGPLTEVEQTDDPWIHEYFHGPRGRAAEQAAASAGQER; via the coding sequence GTGACGGGCCGGGAAGCGGTGATCGAGGCGCGCGGCATCTGCAACCGCTTCGGCAGCCAGAGCGTGCACGAACAACTTGATCTGGACCTGTACCGAGGCGAGATCCTCGCCGTGGTGGGTGGCTCGGGCAGCGGCAAGTCGGTGCTGCTGCGCAGCATAATCGGCTTGCGGCGGCCTAACGAAGGATTGATCAAGGTCTTCGGTGAAGACCTCGCCAGCCTGGGTGAAGAGCAACGCTCGCTGGTCGAACGGCGCTTCGGCGTGCTGTTCCAGAAGGGGGCGCTGTTTTCGTCGCTGACCGTCACCGAGAACGTGGCGCTGCCCTTGATCGAACATGCCGGCCTGTCGCGCGACGATGCCGAGCACCTGGCCGGGGTCAAACTAGCCTTGGCGGGCCTGCCGCTGTCGGCTGCCGACAAATATCCGTCCTCGTTGTCGGGCGGCATGATCAAGCGTGCGGCATTGGCCCGAGCGCTGGCCCTGGACCCCGATATCCTGTTCCTCGACGAACCCACTGCCGGCCTCGACCCGATCGGCGCCGCCGCCTTCGACCAACTGATCCTGACCTTGCGCGATGCTCTGGGCCTGAGCGTATTCCTCATCACCCACGATCTGGACACCCTCTACACCATCACCGACCGTGTCGCCGTGCTGTCACAGAAAAAAGTACTGGTCGCCGGCCCCTTGACCGAAGTCGAGCAAACCGACGACCCGTGGATTCACGAATACTTTCACGGCCCACGCGGGCGAGCGGCCGAGCAGGCTGCCGCCAGTGCCGGGCAGGAGCGCTGA